In one Stieleria sp. JC731 genomic region, the following are encoded:
- a CDS encoding PD-(D/E)XK nuclease family protein: MELFRDLLFQKYFLGWDRPLPTTAAQWLVDQFRVGKSLDLGNRLCVLPTTQTAVRLDELLRGVALQDGLRYSPPKIITAGELPERLYEPEKPIAIEFEQTLAWARVLQKQPDEKLAPLMPTLPESDSFAPWLEIAGTLRRLSTDLASHNVEFADVLDKVHTPAERVRWELLQTLHETYLGELSRAGLSDPFQQRQLAIKKRRIRFHQSLVLIGTSDLNESIAAMVKEAEGEVTVLIAAPQKREHDFDHLGRIKTEAFLHDELPLHDNQLVASGDISDQSLVAADLVRQLCQTYSKKQITVGLTDHSQLAPVEIELEDNSLSSYRHAGWTVAQTGPGKLIQLLTRLVARPTWQSLSAFVRHHDVHAWISKQSESKKDFLIDIDKLLADHFPIDVADSLPAFAIKSHPVAIDVRDRVVQWLHSFLPPNLLADSAPELITGRARKTRRPPIEQSSPISVWSERLRDWLHDVYSSSQTSPTDQNDENDLPQSETFAPEVAPTQQSLLPHRQLTDQAAKKVDELLLRFTELNGRLDVNVSPAMALETISARLADLRVSMERPDSDVEPPINLHGWLDLAMDDAPALIVVGFNHPFVPGAVTNDPFLPGSLRSELRLADNDRRYARDIYAMHLILHSRDHVRFVVGSNAADGSPTPPSRLLSAAPAEAVARRIRLLLGTHAPPTTNPFGSHQPRSVSDLGVPVVDVSECPIDSMSVTAFKSYLECPYRFYLRHVLGLKPLDDASGELAANQFGDLVHGALENFGLSKDKGETSESRIYDALLHHLEDYAKQRYGSKVRSAVQMQISQAQRRLKFVAQSQAKRIGEGWQIHATEASVNPSMGAAIEVDGKKMGLKGRFDRIDFHPELNRWAILDYKTHGSPPEKKHLRRKGESGKDNWIDLQLPLYREMIPYLGIEVPRDEVELGYFNVSDKEEETKINLASFSTEQLDAASELIRDCIRNIFACKFEPTEEMVLYDDYEMILQTGVPTRMLSRMDDEEVGV, translated from the coding sequence ATGGAACTGTTCCGAGACCTTTTGTTTCAAAAATATTTCCTCGGTTGGGATCGTCCCCTGCCCACGACTGCTGCACAGTGGCTCGTGGACCAATTCCGAGTCGGCAAATCACTCGATCTAGGCAATCGTTTGTGTGTCCTTCCGACCACGCAGACCGCAGTCCGTTTGGACGAATTGTTGCGTGGTGTAGCCCTGCAGGACGGACTGAGATATTCCCCACCCAAAATCATCACGGCAGGTGAACTGCCCGAAAGGCTCTACGAACCTGAAAAGCCGATCGCGATCGAGTTCGAACAAACGCTCGCGTGGGCTCGTGTGCTGCAAAAGCAACCCGACGAGAAGCTGGCACCGTTGATGCCGACCTTGCCAGAATCGGATTCGTTCGCACCCTGGTTGGAAATTGCAGGTACCCTGCGGCGTCTTTCAACTGACTTGGCGTCCCACAACGTCGAGTTCGCTGACGTACTCGATAAGGTACATACGCCAGCCGAACGTGTACGCTGGGAACTGCTGCAAACTCTTCACGAAACCTATCTTGGTGAATTGTCGCGAGCTGGTCTTTCCGATCCCTTTCAGCAAAGGCAGCTGGCGATCAAAAAACGTCGCATCCGTTTTCATCAATCTCTTGTATTGATCGGGACAAGTGACCTAAACGAATCGATCGCGGCCATGGTCAAGGAGGCCGAAGGCGAAGTCACCGTTCTGATCGCGGCTCCGCAGAAACGAGAACATGACTTTGATCATCTTGGGCGCATCAAAACCGAAGCGTTTCTCCATGATGAACTTCCGCTGCACGACAACCAGTTGGTCGCCAGTGGCGATATCTCTGATCAGTCGTTGGTCGCAGCCGACCTTGTCCGCCAACTTTGTCAGACCTATTCGAAAAAACAAATCACGGTCGGTCTAACAGACCATTCACAATTGGCTCCGGTCGAGATCGAACTGGAAGACAATTCACTTTCCAGTTACAGGCATGCGGGGTGGACCGTCGCACAAACGGGGCCTGGAAAACTGATTCAGCTTCTGACCCGGCTTGTCGCCCGTCCAACTTGGCAGTCTCTTTCCGCGTTCGTTCGGCACCACGACGTGCATGCTTGGATTTCGAAACAATCCGAATCGAAGAAAGACTTCCTAATCGACATCGACAAACTTCTGGCCGACCATTTTCCGATCGATGTCGCCGATTCATTGCCCGCGTTTGCGATCAAGTCGCACCCTGTTGCGATCGACGTTCGTGACCGTGTTGTCCAGTGGCTGCACTCTTTTTTGCCGCCCAATCTGCTTGCCGATAGCGCACCGGAATTGATCACCGGCAGAGCCAGAAAGACGCGGCGTCCGCCCATCGAGCAATCGTCTCCCATTAGCGTTTGGAGCGAGCGACTTCGCGACTGGTTACACGACGTCTACTCATCTTCGCAGACGTCACCGACGGATCAGAACGATGAAAACGATCTACCGCAGTCGGAGACATTTGCACCAGAGGTCGCTCCGACGCAGCAATCGTTGTTGCCGCATCGGCAACTGACCGATCAGGCGGCCAAAAAGGTCGATGAGCTGTTGCTGCGATTCACGGAATTGAACGGGCGGCTGGATGTCAACGTCAGCCCCGCGATGGCTTTGGAAACCATCTCTGCACGATTGGCCGACTTGAGGGTTTCCATGGAGCGTCCTGATTCGGATGTTGAACCTCCGATCAACCTTCACGGTTGGCTGGACCTCGCGATGGATGACGCACCCGCCCTGATCGTCGTAGGATTTAATCACCCCTTCGTTCCAGGCGCGGTAACCAACGATCCGTTTCTGCCTGGATCACTTCGCAGCGAATTACGACTGGCTGACAACGATCGACGCTACGCGCGTGACATCTATGCGATGCATCTGATCCTTCACTCGCGGGATCATGTCAGATTTGTTGTCGGATCAAATGCGGCCGATGGTTCGCCAACACCACCTAGCCGCCTGCTGTCGGCCGCGCCCGCCGAAGCGGTTGCACGACGAATTCGGCTTCTGCTGGGCACGCACGCTCCACCAACCACCAACCCATTTGGATCACACCAACCACGAAGCGTTTCGGACCTGGGTGTGCCTGTTGTTGACGTCAGCGAATGCCCAATCGATTCGATGAGTGTGACCGCATTCAAATCGTATCTGGAATGTCCCTATCGTTTCTACCTGCGTCATGTTCTGGGCTTAAAACCTCTCGATGACGCGTCTGGGGAACTGGCCGCCAATCAATTCGGTGACCTCGTCCATGGCGCCTTGGAAAACTTTGGGCTCTCCAAAGACAAAGGCGAAACATCCGAATCGCGCATCTATGACGCATTACTTCATCATTTGGAAGACTATGCCAAACAACGGTACGGTTCGAAGGTCCGCAGTGCGGTCCAAATGCAAATCAGCCAAGCACAGCGGCGACTAAAATTCGTCGCCCAATCGCAGGCCAAGCGGATTGGCGAAGGCTGGCAAATTCATGCTACAGAAGCTTCGGTAAATCCCTCGATGGGTGCCGCGATCGAAGTCGATGGCAAGAAGATGGGACTCAAAGGTCGCTTCGATCGAATTGATTTCCATCCCGAACTGAATCGTTGGGCCATCCTTGATTACAAAACGCATGGCAGCCCCCCAGAAAAGAAACACCTTCGCCGCAAAGGCGAATCAGGAAAAGACAACTGGATCGATTTGCAGTTGCCTCTTTATCGTGAAATGATCCCGTACTTGGGAATCGAAGTCCCGCGTGACGAAGTCGAACTCGGATACTTCAATGTCAGCGACAAAGAAGAAGAAACGAAAATCAACTTGGCTAGCTTTTCAACAGAGCAACTTGATGCGGCAAGCGAATTGATCCGAGACTGCATCCGAAACATATTCGCGTGCAAGTTCGAGCCGACCGAGGAGATGGTGCTGTACGATGACTATGAAATGATTTTGCAGACCGGCGTTCCGACACGAATGCTTTCACGGATGGATGACGAGGAGGTCGGAGTATGA
- a CDS encoding UvrD-helicase domain-containing protein yields the protein MTAKVVQETQQAKDIFHDGRLPPMLVRASAGTGKTYRLSARMMQILLQGAAPQSVLATTFTRKAAGEILDRILLTLANAGDPENEAALNDLRQQVGIKTLQRNTCLQLVKKLVSHIHRLRICTLDSLFTQLAKSFPFELELPPAWRLTDEIEEVWLRERAIDSVIASLKPSELSTLLSMLSKGETKRSVVRELDSVVTGAYQLSRRAATDAWQQVDAPTAPDDKIMQQAIATFRCAEPPQKSIRKKLDDVSDLMEQGEYDSLGNERLIHNYAKAKACGEPVKFGRSALPDGLDTALGALYAAVRSRMLSRLHAQNEATGEILAFYNGTITQLKQANRTLGFDDIAIRLANFFGSVDYQTLNRRMDGAIDHLLLDEFQDTSPAQWQVLRPLALRSSDQTVDQQSSAEDAIARSFFCVGDTKQAIYGWRGGVAEIFNAVDDEIPGVKSIEQNTSFRSSPVIMDFVNDVFKNLTRHEIADPPEDPLETEKATYEAEAIRKFASDFPTHVAFKENLPGYVRFETCQKIAGPKSAPKTAACFELAAEQIVQLNQSAPDKSIGVLTRTNRAVANLIFILQSRGVDVSQEGGNPLVDSAAVELVLSALMMSEHPGDGRWKYHVQSSPVTELKNLEPNQVRELLTELGLARTVRKLAGLIAPHCDARDLQRLKQLTQLTINFEPNATPRVRDFVRMVREKRIERPQAAPVRVMTVHQSKGLEFDAVILPELDGSLSGQPPLYLADAPTIGQPPRALSRFLNKEAWHFLDPQWRQAFGKHSAAKITETLCLMYVAITRARQSLYMVTHPSKTESKTMAALIHAALGTDSHLGDGESVLFEKGESDWYADKPSR from the coding sequence ATGACTGCCAAAGTAGTTCAAGAGACGCAGCAAGCGAAAGACATTTTCCATGACGGGCGATTGCCACCGATGCTAGTGCGTGCATCGGCAGGCACAGGAAAGACCTATCGATTGTCGGCGCGGATGATGCAGATCCTGCTTCAAGGCGCCGCACCACAATCGGTCCTCGCGACGACGTTTACTCGTAAAGCTGCAGGCGAAATTCTAGATCGAATTCTGCTGACCCTCGCCAACGCAGGCGACCCCGAAAACGAAGCCGCGCTCAATGACCTTCGACAACAAGTCGGTATTAAGACGCTGCAGCGAAATACGTGCCTGCAGCTGGTCAAGAAGCTGGTGTCGCACATCCATCGACTTAGGATTTGCACACTCGACAGTTTGTTCACACAACTGGCCAAGTCCTTTCCCTTTGAATTGGAATTGCCTCCCGCTTGGCGTTTGACTGACGAAATCGAAGAGGTCTGGCTTCGCGAACGCGCGATCGATTCGGTCATCGCGTCGCTAAAACCGTCGGAGCTTTCGACATTGCTTTCGATGCTTAGCAAAGGCGAAACGAAACGTTCCGTCGTTCGTGAGCTGGATTCGGTCGTTACCGGTGCTTATCAACTTTCTCGTCGCGCGGCCACCGACGCCTGGCAACAAGTCGACGCACCAACGGCCCCTGATGACAAGATTATGCAACAGGCGATCGCGACATTTCGATGTGCCGAGCCTCCGCAAAAGTCCATCCGCAAAAAGCTTGACGATGTCTCCGATTTGATGGAACAAGGCGAGTACGACTCGTTGGGCAACGAACGATTGATCCATAACTACGCCAAGGCGAAGGCTTGCGGTGAACCCGTAAAATTTGGCCGGTCAGCTTTGCCCGACGGCTTGGACACTGCCCTCGGCGCACTTTACGCTGCGGTCAGAAGCAGGATGCTGTCCCGTTTGCACGCCCAAAACGAAGCAACCGGCGAAATACTTGCGTTCTATAACGGCACGATCACGCAATTGAAACAAGCCAATCGCACATTGGGCTTTGACGACATTGCGATCCGTCTTGCAAACTTCTTTGGTTCCGTCGACTACCAAACGTTGAACCGACGGATGGACGGGGCGATTGATCACTTGCTGCTCGATGAGTTCCAAGACACCTCGCCAGCCCAATGGCAAGTCTTGCGTCCCTTGGCACTACGCAGTTCAGACCAGACCGTCGATCAACAATCATCTGCTGAAGATGCGATTGCGCGTTCGTTCTTCTGCGTCGGTGATACAAAGCAGGCAATCTATGGATGGCGAGGCGGAGTTGCAGAGATCTTTAATGCTGTGGACGACGAAATCCCTGGTGTCAAATCGATCGAACAGAACACCAGTTTCCGCAGCAGTCCCGTCATTATGGACTTCGTCAATGACGTATTCAAAAACCTGACTCGTCACGAAATCGCCGATCCGCCCGAAGACCCGCTGGAAACGGAAAAAGCAACTTACGAGGCTGAAGCCATTCGTAAATTCGCAAGCGATTTCCCAACCCATGTCGCGTTCAAAGAAAACCTTCCCGGCTACGTCCGATTTGAAACCTGCCAGAAAATCGCGGGGCCAAAGTCTGCTCCCAAAACAGCAGCTTGCTTTGAACTTGCCGCCGAACAGATCGTTCAACTCAATCAATCCGCTCCCGATAAAAGTATCGGCGTGTTGACTCGAACCAATCGCGCGGTCGCCAATCTGATTTTCATTTTGCAGTCACGTGGCGTGGACGTCAGCCAAGAAGGCGGAAACCCATTGGTCGATTCCGCCGCTGTTGAACTCGTCCTGTCTGCTTTGATGATGAGCGAGCATCCCGGTGACGGACGCTGGAAATACCATGTGCAAAGCTCGCCTGTCACAGAACTAAAAAACCTGGAACCCAACCAAGTTCGTGAATTACTGACCGAACTGGGTCTTGCGCGAACGGTTCGAAAACTGGCGGGTTTGATCGCACCGCACTGCGATGCGCGAGATCTTCAGCGATTAAAACAACTCACGCAGTTGACCATCAACTTTGAACCCAACGCCACTCCCCGAGTCCGCGACTTCGTGCGAATGGTACGGGAAAAACGCATCGAACGGCCTCAAGCGGCACCGGTCCGTGTGATGACAGTCCACCAGTCCAAAGGTCTCGAGTTTGACGCGGTAATTCTTCCGGAACTCGATGGCAGCCTTTCCGGGCAACCTCCCCTTTACCTCGCTGATGCACCGACCATCGGTCAACCGCCTCGCGCGCTGTCACGATTCTTAAACAAGGAAGCTTGGCACTTCCTAGACCCGCAATGGCGACAGGCATTCGGCAAACACTCCGCCGCCAAAATTACCGAAACGCTGTGTTTGATGTACGTCGCAATCACGCGTGCACGGCAGTCCCTGTACATGGTCACTCATCCATCTAAAACGGAATCCAAGACGATGGCGGCGTTGATCCATGCCGCCTTGGGCACCGACAGCCATTTGGGAGACGGCGAATCGGTGCTGTTCGAAAAAGGCGAATCTGACTGGTATGCGGATAAACCGTCGCGATAG